The genomic segment TTGCCGGGGAAAAGTCAGGAACTCATTTCTTCTGCTCATCTTTCCTTTCGGTATCACTCACACTCATTTTCTCGAAGGACGTTGTACATGTTGACAGTGAAGCCAGATGGCTTTTCTTCCTTCGGTTTTGGTTGTCCAAtcccctcatcttcatcatccccATCCTCATCATCGTCTGcatccctgtctctctcttcctctggctcGCTGCTGgactctccatcctcctcatcttccctgTCTCCACCACCTTCCTCCTGGGTCATCCTTCCCAGTAGAGCCATTATTTCCGGTAGGTCTGGGTGATTTTCCCAATGCTCTGTAGACCATAAATAATCATCATAATAAATCAATTCTACCCACATactgtttcaactttgcaaCTACACTTGAAGCTGAAACCATGAGTCATGGGAGAGCATCCTTTACCTTTCAGGCAGCTGTAGCCAGGTGGCCTGAGGCAAAGGCACAATCTGCCGTCAACTGCCAACCGCAGGAGACTATTGGCTGCACGATAGACGTCGTGGCGAGCTGCTTTAGCAGTCTtgtatcctctcctctccgcccAAGCTAAAGAACGCAAAAAGTGATGGAAGAGACAAGTCTTGGTGACAGTTTTACACATGGGGGACATTCTACCAACAAGTATTATCTGTGTTACCAAACCATAATATGGCTTATTCCTGTGTGCGATGGAGAAATGCATCCAAATGAGTTTACATTCAAATGAACATGGGAACTTAAGCTTATTTTAAGATAATTTCACATAAACTGCCATTAACACAAAATCTGGGGCAGAAAAGATTTTTTAATGAGACCAAAAAAGATAGAATGACAAAAGTCTCTTCACTGTCTCAAAGAGGGGATTTTCTATTTGGTGTGTATGGTAAAGGTGTTGATATTTTAGAGTAAATAATGGGCCATACCTTCGGGGCTGGTAAGAAGTGGTGGCACAAACTTTTACAACCTCTCACAACATTAGATGTTTAGTGTGTCAGTGAATCATCTTACCTTCACACACATCCCAAGCAGTCCATCTCAGCCCCTCTGATCCCTGGTCTCCCAGATGGGGTTTATTATCCAGCAAGCTGGGATGCTTGAGCTTCAGAACAGAGAGGAAGGGCGTCCTCTCACACAGATAACCCACTGAGCTGTAGGGCTCCTGCAGCTGAGACACAGGGTAGATGCCTGCCAGAATCTATTGAAgcataaaacaaaagcagagatcaaaacacaaaaacaagatcTATAAAGAAAAGGCTCAATGAGGAAATTCAAACAAAGATCTAAAATCATTTTTGAACAGGGCAAGGTTGTatccaaaaacagaaaagattGAAAAGTTGAGGAGTCTTTGCACAAAACAAGCCTGGTAtaaggtggtggtgggggggcattGTGTGAATGCTCTGTTCAACACAATTACGTTTCCACTGAGCCTAGACAGGTGAGTATACTCAGAGTCACATCTGCTTTCTAGAACACAGAGCTTCGTACCTGTAACTGTTTGTTGACACGCGAGGGAAAGACCAGTCCGGGGCAGTCGCACAACTTCACTGTCGGGGTGAGGTAGTACGTCTGGAAGTATTTGGTGTGGCCTGGTGTTCGAGACACACTCACCACCTTCCTCCCCACCAGGGTGTTTATTACAGACGACTTACCTACATTTGGAAAGCCTAGAAAAAAACAGGATGAGTTTATGTTTAATATCAAATAATGGTCTTGAGCTCAGTTTGCTAATgcaaatttaaatctaaaaggTTAAGAACAGTGCAGACAACCTGGATTGTATTACATGCTTTACATCTTTTGTCTGGCTGTAATTATCTGGTGTTTCTACCAAACGACATTGGAGAAATCCCACTTAACGTCTACATATTCGTCTTTCTTCACGAGAAACTTTCTTTGGATTTGTTTGAATAATTTCCTCGGTCAACCTGGTTAAACGGTTCAATTAACACAGGGATGTATCATACCTATACAACCCAATGTGAGGACGCCATCTTTGTAGAGCTCTTGTGATGGGCTGCTCATCTCCATAGCGCTGTCACTTTGATGCTCCACCAGCACAGACTCAGCTCCCTCATCCGATTGGTCCCCATTCGGTCTCTCAGAAACAGCATCTCTCTTAATCTTCTTATCCCAGCTGGAAAGGTCAACTGTGACGAAATGTGGACAAGTTAATGCCTGCGCTGTTATAAACTCTTTATGATAAGTATGCAAGATGAAGAGCACATGCTCACCTCTGCCTGCTGTGATCTCCTGACAGGCTTTCAGGATATCTGTAGGTCCTCCACCATGCCTCCAGTCAGCCTTCgttctcaccctcctcttctggAGGACTAtaaaccagcagagagaaggaataGATTGGTATTCTTAATGTCTGTctgatgttgtatttttttggGCTAAACTACAATCCAGCCTTTTCCCTTCCCTGtattctccctctcctcacctgtGTTGTAGGGCTGCCCAGGGTGGGAGGTGAAGCAAACTATTTGCAGGTGGGGGAACTGAGAGGTCATGTAGTGTTTCCAGGCGATCAccagtggaggaggacagaggtcGGCTTTGTTCAACACCAGCATCACCTGCTTCTGCAGCTCTCCTGTGATGTAGTGGTACACGGCTGGAGGGAACTGCAGCACCTAGGAGGTTCACATGAGGACACACCTCGTTAAAATTGTAATCATGAGCCATGCGACAAATAAACCACTTCATCATGTCATTATTAATAGGCTCAAGATGAGCTTTGCCGTTTTTAACTTAGTAATGAAACTGGAAACTGGAACTAAATTCACGCCACATTAAGTACAACGGGAATAAAACTTAGAAATAGAGTGACAGAAGCACAGGTCTTgtgattaacacacacaaacacacacgcacacacacacacacacacactgaaccgaGTAGACTGTCAAACCATTTTCCTCACTTCATTAACAAGATCCCGACAATaaatgtatacagtatatagaaGTTTATAGAATAAACAGTCCTTGATTAACAGTCTATAACATATGAGACGCTGCTGCATTGAACTGCTGATTGAATGGCCTAATTTTTCCAAAacactttaatttgtcattaaaCAATACGGGCCAAGTTTTGGTGTGTCACCAAACCCAACTTCTTATTTACAATATGAATCTATTAATTCATATCTAACAACATTTTCATGTGCATTAATAAGAGGAGGGATAATATTCTCCTTTGCTTTAGATTATTTTCCTGTCTTACATCTTTGGTCAAATGTGTTATTACTTTTAGATCTACCCAGGGTACAAGATTATATATATGTCCTCTCAGCACAAAAATGAGCATCTAAAAATGTTAACAACTATTTTAGTACCtacaaaaaacatgtaaataaaattataaataataaacacatcagGTTTGGAGATGGATCTTGACTGTGTCTCCATCTAGTGGCCTGATCCATTATGAAGGCTTATGGTAAAACGATCACCTACCGGGTGCCTGATGTCCACAATGAGCAGAATAACATCAGACATCTCCAACACTCTCCATAACTGCCTCCATGtctgaaacaaagaaaagggaGAAGGAAGTAGGGTCAGGTTTAGTATTGCTATAAAACAAATTTAAGCTCATGAATTTACAAATATCTGTTGTGCTTATcagcatcacattttattatgaaAGAATTGTCAAAGAAAAAACTTCTTTAAGttgatatttattattaaatttaaagtaTTCTCAATGTTGATGATAGAAAATCAAGTGTAGGCCCTTAAGACAAAACAACCTGTTCAAATAAGCAGTGTATTCATAAGTGTTCTACATCATATCATGTTGATCCCCGCACCACTTAAATACCCATCGTCTCGAGAATAATCAGTCACTTATTACATCACCAACTGATACAGCCCTGCGTCTGCTGTGATGTGCTGCCTGAGCTCAGCCCACACACAATTAAATGATCAGCATGGTTTTCTTTAGTTTTGAAAAACAATGTTATCATTTCACAGCCTGAGCAAGGGAACAGCATGGAGATAAGATTTGATGATACATTGTTCCCAGAGGAAAACACTAGACAATATGCAGCTAAGTCATATAATTTTTACCATTCTCTACATGATGCAACCGGAATGAGACATTAAGTTTATTGTTCACCCTGGAGTTATACGCTATATAACATTTATATCCTTCAAATTAAAGTAGCAAAGTGAGTCTGCAGGCTCATTCAGTttttaattcaataatttaGTTACCAGGCATCTCTTTTTAAACTTCTCTCCACCAAAATAAAGACAGAGgggataaaaaaaattgaagcaGGTACACTGAAGAAATTACGAATTTAACTGATCCTGGTTCACCAGAAAATTGGTAAGGTCTGATCTATATTTTATTCCTTGTCATTTAATGCAAAGGATGGAGTTGTGTAGTTAGTGCCACATTTcctaaattaaatgtataagTTATCACCTTTGTCCGTATAATGTTAGGTCCCTGAGACAATGTTGGAGCTTGAAAAACCAAAAAATGGTGGTAGTCCTACAACTGTTTCCCCAGTCTAGTACTTTAATAATCAAAATGTCCTTAAGAGGGCATCCTGTTTGGTAAGTTACTTACCTCGAGATTGTGCTCAAAGTGGCTGAGGGAGCCAAGTGGGTTCCTGGAGTGAAGATCTTCAAGATATTCCCTGTAAgacttctcctctttcctcagcAGGTTCTCTCGTGTCATTTCATAATTCCAGGGCGGCCGTCGTGGGAAACCAAGACCTAGCAGTGGATAATCAAGTTTCAGTGTGTCAAGCCGTGACCCACACTCCATTCATCTACTCCACTCATCTGCTTGAGTCTTGTCATGTGGAAAGCATTTGAAAAACAGCAAGACCTTTATCTGAGGGATAGATGTCATCGATGTTGATTTCAAGTTCTTTGTCTGAGACTGGCGTCAAGAAGTTCTCCATGGCcaccttctttctcttttccaccTCCTCTTTACTTTCCCTCTCAAAGTGCAGTCGGAACCTGAAGAGAAAAGTAAGAAGGGGGTATTAACACTTTGTTAGACTATGGGTCACAGATCATAAAAGGCAATAATATGATAC from the Limanda limanda chromosome 11, fLimLim1.1, whole genome shotgun sequence genome contains:
- the gnl1 gene encoding guanine nucleotide-binding protein-like 1; translated protein: MPRKKPFSNKQKKKQLQGKRERKRGDTGSGPSSRHASVERGGERQSDTSDSETTDVRRMNQQPSSREGRYDPNRFRLHFERESKEEVEKRKKVAMENFLTPVSDKELEINIDDIYPSDKGLGFPRRPPWNYEMTRENLLRKEEKSYREYLEDLHSRNPLGSLSHFEHNLETWRQLWRVLEMSDVILLIVDIRHPVLQFPPAVYHYITGELQKQVMLVLNKADLCPPPLVIAWKHYMTSQFPHLQIVCFTSHPGQPYNTVLQKRRVRTKADWRHGGGPTDILKACQEITAGRVDLSSWDKKIKRDAVSERPNGDQSDEGAESVLVEHQSDSAMEMSSPSQELYKDGVLTLGCIGFPNVGKSSVINTLVGRKVVSVSRTPGHTKYFQTYYLTPTVKLCDCPGLVFPSRVNKQLQILAGIYPVSQLQEPYSSVGYLCERTPFLSVLKLKHPSLLDNKPHLGDQGSEGLRWTAWDVCEAWAERRGYKTAKAARHDVYRAANSLLRLAVDGRLCLCLRPPGYSCLKEHWENHPDLPEIMALLGRMTQEEGGGDREDEEDGESSSEPEEERDRDADDDEDGDDEDEGIGQPKPKEEKPSGFTVNMYNVLRENECE